A stretch of DNA from Fusobacterium mortiferum ATCC 9817:
TTCTATAATTTCTTTATCTTTAAAATTACCACCAAAACTTTTAGCTAATTTTTTTATTTTTTCAGAGAACTCTTTTTCTTTTTTAGTTACAATAATAGTTCCTGTTTTTCTTCCAAGAATAACACCTTGAGCTTTTTTTTCTCTTAGACCTTCCTTGGTTCTTATTCTTAGGTCTTGAACCTCTTTTTCTGATTGGTCAAAGGCTATTTGTATTTGTCGTTTAGCTAAAATTACAAGATATTCTCTTACCCCTTTCATTATAGTGTCATTTAAATCAGTATCATTTGTTTTTATATTTTCATTTGTTTTGAGTTGCTCTTTATAAAGTTCAGTATTTATATATGGTTCTTTTAAAAATATTAAGTTTATTCCTTTGTTGTAGAATTCAAAATAATCTTTTATTCCTTCTGATGAATTCCTACTCATTCTGGAAACACTATCAAATACTATGGTATCTCCTGGAGCAACTATTTTTTTTAATTTATTCCATTCTTTTCTATTGGAAATGGTTCCAGTAAAAACTTCTTGATAAATTTTAGCATCTGGATGAGATTTATTTATATTTTCTATTTGTCTAGCCAGAGATTGTTTTGGAGTAGAAATTCTACAATATCCATATTTCATTTTTCTTCCTCCTTTTATTTCGGTTT
This window harbors:
- a CDS encoding recombinase family protein yields the protein MKYGYCRISTPKQSLARQIENINKSHPDAKIYQEVFTGTISNRKEWNKLKKIVAPGDTIVFDSVSRMSRNSSEGIKDYFEFYNKGINLIFLKEPYINTELYKEQLKTNENIKTNDTDLNDTIMKGVREYLVILAKRQIQIAFDQSEKEVQDLRIRTKEGLREKKAQGVILGRKTGTIIVTKKEKEFSEKIKKLAKSFGGNFKDKEIIEMFNMRPATYYKYKKNIKIAMENEIES